One window from the genome of Luteithermobacter gelatinilyticus encodes:
- a CDS encoding MarR family winged helix-turn-helix transcriptional regulator — protein sequence MTQDISYRLHESYGYRLSRLSRINEKHFEEAISPIGISRLTWCVLCAVGLEQIVFPSAIAAYLGVEKSIISRLLRDMEKDKLIIKKPHSGDGRATCIELTDKGQSILQKVKRHAAATARHFESKLTKQELAEFYRLIDKLMEGEDTAIPRI from the coding sequence ATGACACAGGACATCTCATATCGTCTTCATGAAAGTTACGGATACCGCCTGTCGCGGCTGTCCCGTATCAATGAAAAACATTTCGAGGAAGCCATCTCTCCCATCGGCATTTCCCGACTGACCTGGTGCGTGTTGTGCGCTGTGGGCCTGGAACAGATCGTTTTTCCTTCTGCCATCGCCGCTTATCTGGGGGTGGAGAAATCCATAATTTCCCGCCTGTTGCGGGATATGGAAAAAGATAAGCTGATCATCAAAAAACCCCATAGCGGAGACGGGCGAGCCACCTGTATTGAGCTGACCGATAAAGGCCAATCCATCCTGCAAAAGGTTAAAAGACATGCGGCCGCCACCGCACGGCATTTCGAATCCAAACTCACCAAACAGGAACTGGCCGAATTCTACCGGCTGATTGACAAACTGATGGAGGGAGAAGATACGGCGATTCCCAGAATCTGA
- a CDS encoding AraC family transcriptional regulator: MRPGPNYTDLNRIYEGFNEAYSSEPERYAVLSFQSSGDVHNGIRLDLNDEMAKGYWELLRPHRDLLICIADGMYHADYRQTILPRRDIISLRFLLSGSLAFTFDKLGKVDVPQASVSVLYTPEDNPFDLFIDRGSHLCSVTLHLHPDMLRNHFGLDRRRIPASLEDVIYGGKLDKNLYNLPLSAATMNIVLSMMNAPYQGMRKRIVAEAKTAELICRLFQEIEEGANAGFRSLASENSPNISLKQKLFTAQKILIEKHQNPPTLASLAREVGLNRNTLSAEFKRLFGHTVFEFCQAYRMNKAREFLQDRSLSISQVAERVGYEHPTNFTSAFKKHYGVLPKAMRPAD; encoded by the coding sequence ATGAGGCCTGGCCCGAATTACACAGATCTAAACCGTATTTACGAAGGGTTTAACGAAGCATATTCGTCTGAACCTGAACGATATGCCGTGTTAAGTTTCCAGTCGTCCGGTGACGTGCATAACGGAATTCGCCTTGACTTAAACGATGAAATGGCCAAGGGATATTGGGAACTTCTACGTCCGCATCGGGATTTGCTAATCTGTATTGCCGACGGCATGTATCATGCAGATTACCGGCAGACCATCCTGCCGCGTCGTGATATCATTTCCCTGCGTTTTCTGCTGTCCGGCAGTCTGGCGTTTACCTTTGACAAGCTGGGGAAGGTTGATGTGCCGCAAGCCAGCGTGTCGGTCCTGTACACACCGGAAGATAACCCTTTTGATCTGTTCATTGATCGGGGCAGTCACTTGTGCTCTGTAACCCTTCATTTGCATCCTGATATGTTGCGTAATCATTTTGGTTTGGATCGGCGCAGGATTCCTGCAAGCCTGGAAGATGTCATTTATGGCGGTAAACTGGATAAAAACCTGTATAACCTTCCGTTGTCAGCGGCGACAATGAATATTGTTCTGAGTATGATGAACGCCCCATATCAGGGAATGCGAAAACGTATTGTGGCCGAAGCCAAAACCGCCGAGTTGATCTGTCGTCTGTTTCAGGAAATCGAAGAGGGCGCGAACGCTGGTTTCCGCTCGCTTGCCTCAGAAAATTCTCCGAACATTTCACTCAAGCAGAAGCTGTTCACAGCGCAGAAAATTCTGATCGAAAAACATCAGAATCCGCCCACTCTCGCCAGTCTGGCCCGTGAGGTGGGGCTCAACCGTAATACACTGAGTGCCGAATTCAAACGGCTTTTCGGGCATACTGTTTTTGAATTCTGCCAGGCCTATCGCATGAATAAGGCCCGCGAATTTCTACAGGACAGAAGCTTGAGCATATCCCAGGTGGCCGAGCGCGTCGGATATGAACATCCCACCAATTTTACATCAGCTTTTAAAAAACATTACGGGGTGTTGCCAAAAGCCATGCGTCCGGCTGATTAG